ACAGTAACTAATCTAAATGCTTTTCCTTATGTATTTAAGTTTACGTATAATAAGCCAATTCTAATATAATTTAGTCTGAAAATTTTGTCAATAATTATTTCTACTTTTATCTCTAAAACCACCCACAATTCCAAAGAAACGAATGAAAAGCATGGACTTCTGGAAGAAAGGAGTGTAGAATAGAACTAATTCACTAATAGCAAACTGTGTGTTACATGAAATAATGATAAAGAAAGGCGGTAGCAATGATACCCTCTGAAATAATTAAATTAGTACTACTGGCTTATTTCACTCTAATGAATGCAGCAGCCTTTATATATATGGGTTTAGATAAACAACGTGCGAGAAAGAACCAATGGAGAATAAAAGAGAAAACTTTATTTATAACTGCAATACTGGGAGGTAGCCTAGGAGCAATCCTTGGCATGCAAGTATTTAGACATAAAACGAAGCATTCGGCTTTTCGATATGGTATGCCTGCCATTTTATTGCTACATATAGTATTGGGGTTATGGGGATGGCAGGCATTATTATAGAGGTATTAAAGATT
The nucleotide sequence above comes from Anaerocolumna cellulosilytica. Encoded proteins:
- a CDS encoding DUF1294 domain-containing protein; its protein translation is MIPSEIIKLVLLAYFTLMNAAAFIYMGLDKQRARKNQWRIKEKTLFITAILGGSLGAILGMQVFRHKTKHSAFRYGMPAILLLHIVLGLWGWQALL